The Drosophila gunungcola strain Sukarami unplaced genomic scaffold, Dgunungcola_SK_2 000078F, whole genome shotgun sequence genome has a window encoding:
- the LOC128264800 gene encoding calcineurin B homologous protein 2-like, with protein MGSAASHHLSAEELSDIQGETGFSLARLDYLYGHYQALDRDPEDRVLRSELLRVPPVAWHPLAERLVDAMLHPSLGFRHFVRGLAHFQRGEPLDRKLASVLRLFDEDGDGLLSADQCHALLVRLPATRRELRTMRYRLNQILAEKDKLDAEDFGHITRGLDLEQSLSLRFH; from the coding sequence ATGGGCTCGGCCGCATCGCACCACCTCAGCGCCGAGGAGCTGTCCGACATCCAGGGCGAGACGGGCTTCTCGCTGGCGCGCCTCGACTATCTGTATGGCCACTACCAGGCCTTGGATCGCGACCCGGAGGATCGGGTGCTGCGCAGCGAGCTGCTGCGCGTGCCGCCGGTGGCCTGGCATCCGCTGGCGGAGCGACTGGTGGACGCCATGCTGCATCCGTCGCTCGGCTTCCGGCACTTTGTGCGCGGCCTGGCCCACTTCCAGCGCGGCGAGCCGCTGGACCGGAAGCTGGCCTCCGTGCTTCGCCTCTTCGACGAGGATGGCGACGGGCTGCTGAGTGCGGACCAGTGCCACGCCCTGCTCGTCCGCCTGCCGGCGACGCGGCGAGAACTGCGCACGATGCGCTACCGCCTCAATCAGATCCTGGCCGAGAAGGACAAGCTCGACGCCGAGGACTTTGGCCACATCACCAGAGGTCTGGACCTGGAGCAAAGTCTCTCGCTGCGATTCCACTGA